From Passer domesticus isolate bPasDom1 chromosome 8, bPasDom1.hap1, whole genome shotgun sequence, a single genomic window includes:
- the ATOH7 gene encoding transcription factor ATOH7, which produces MKTCNSSELASGVEPGARCRSGAGCAVRCSSERMENAARRRLAANARERRRMQGLNTAFDRLRKVVPQWGQDKKLSKYETLQMALSYIMALTRILAEAERFSTEREWLSLHCEHFHGDSYHRYPAPKPAGDGEPYAHRVFSYHPEHFQIAN; this is translated from the coding sequence ATGAAAACCTGTAACTCCAGTGAGCTGGCCTCGGGCGTGGAGCCGGGCGCGCGGTGCAGGAGCGGAGCGGGCTGTGCCGTGCGGTGCAGCTCGGAGAGGATGGAGAACGCTGCCAGGAGGAGGCTGGCTGCCAACGCCCGCGAGAGGCGTCGCATGCAGGGCCTCAACACGGCCTTCGACCGCCTGAGGAAGGTGGTTCCGCAGTGGGGGCAGGACAAGAAACTGTCCAAGTACGAGACCCTGCAGATGGCTCTGAGCTACATCATGGCCCTGACCAGGATCCTGGCCGAGGCCGAGAGGTTCAGCACTGAGCGAGAGTGGCTCAGCCTGCACTGTGAGCACTTCCACGGCGACAGCTACCACCGCTACCCGGCACCGAAACCCGCGGGCGACGGCGAGCCCTACGCGCACAGGGTGTTCAGCTACCACCCCGAGCACTTCCAGATAGCTAACTAG